GAGCGTCCCACCGGACCGGACGTGCTCCCGCGCCCAGTCGGCCAAGCGCTCGAGACCACCACCGTCGAGTGCCGAGGCGGGCTCGTCGAGGAGCCATACGGGCGGCTCGTCCATGAGCGCGGCCGCGAGCGCCAGCCGCTGAGTCATGCCACCCGAAAGGGTCCCGGCCCTGCGCAAGAGGAAGCCGCCGATGCCCATCCTCACCGCAGCGGCCTCCGCCCGCTCTGATGCGCAGCCTTTCGCCTTGACGGCCGCAGCGAGCACCTCCCTGACACGCAAATGAGAGGGGAACGCTATCTGCTGCGGCACGTAGGCACGTAGCCGCGCCGCAGCCGCGCTCCGGGGCTTGTGACCGAACAGCGTAGCTGCACCGCCGTGGCTCCGGATGCGCCCTACGAGCACATGGAGGACGGTCGACTTCCCAGCACCGTTGGGTCCGATGAGCGCGAGGGCACCAGCGCTGAGGTCGAAGGTGACGTGGTCCAAACGACCGCGCCGCTGGAGCGCCTCGACGCTCACCGCGCTAACGCTCTCTCTCATGGGCGCCCGTACCGGGGCTTCCGAAGGCCTGAGGCTCAACGGAACCACTCCACGGGCCGCCCGACGAAGGCGCCAAGCAGGACGCAGGCGGCCACCAAGCTGAGGCTTATGATCCGTCCGGCCACGACGCTGGACGGTGCCTCACCGACTAGACGCCCGGCGACGACGGCCCCAGCGCTTCTCTGCAATCGCGGCTCGGCGTCGGTCAACGTGGCCATGCGTAGGGCCGGTACCGTCGTCTCTGCAGTCTGCCAGAGGAGTATTCCGGGGTTGAGGGCGAAGAGTGACAGGTCGGGCTGGCGCGACGCGAACATGTTGTAGGACGAGCTGGGCAGGTGTGGGACATCGGAGACGCCGTCGTGATCGCGGTCGAGCCGGCTCGCGCCCTCGAAGTGGTTGCCCGTGACGCTCACCGCCGCTTCCGGATCGTCGACCGCCAGGTCGCTGACGTTGCCTTCAAAAGCGTTGGCCTGTAGCCTGACCGCACTCGTGCCACCCGTGCGGGTCCGCTGTACGAGCATCGCGAAGCCGTTATCGGCCAATAGGTTATCGCTGATCGTGACGTCCGGGGCGGAGACGACCAGGATGCCGACGGTGTTGCCGATGAACGCGTTCCCGCTCACCTCGGCGTCGGCGAGCTCCTGGACGAGCAGACCGAACGCCAACGGACCCGTGTGACTGGCGAAGGTATTGCCGCGGACGCGCAGACCCCGCCCGTACATCGCTGCGGACCCGACGTTGCCGCCCCTGACGATGTTCCCCTCCAACACCACGTCCGGGCTGAACATGACGTGCAGAGCGTAGCGGGCGGCCTGGTCGAAGCGGTTCTCGACGACCGTGACGGCGGCGCTGCGCTCCACGTAGATGCCGTCGAGGAAGCCCGTAACGCTGCTGGCGGCCAGCGAGAACCGCGGGGAATCGAACAGAGTTAGGGCAGGCGATGCCGGCGCACCGACGAAACTCGCTCCACTGACCACTACATCAGCGGAGCTCTCGGAGCGCACCGCGCTCGTCGCGTTCAGCACGGTGACATCGGTCAGTCGGCAGCCATCGCACCCGAGCAGCCAGAACGCGGCGTCGGGAGTGTACAGATCGTCGATCGGCCCGGAGCCGTCGATCGTAAGCCCTTCCACGTGGATGCCGGGGGCGGACAGCACAAGACTGCTGCCCTCAGTGCCGCCTACCAGCGTGGCCCCAGAAGCACGCAGCGTGACGTCGGGAACGGTTATCTCCCACGGGCCTACGTAGCGGCCGGGTCTCAACACTAGGACCGCGCCGGGCTCCAACGCCGGCAGAGCCTGGTCCGGCGCTAATGTCAGCGGCTGAATCGATGGTGGTCGGGAGCCGACGGCGGCACAGCCGAGGCTGGTTAACACCGCGACCGCGCATGCGGCAAGTACGAACGTCGACCCACCCCTCATCCTACGAGCGTAACCTCAGCCGTACAGACCATTGTCCCGGCGAACGGGCCGAGGTACTCACGCCATCGACTGGCGTCG
This sequence is a window from Trueperaceae bacterium. Protein-coding genes within it:
- a CDS encoding ABC transporter ATP-binding protein, whose protein sequence is MRESVSAVSVEALQRRGRLDHVTFDLSAGALALIGPNGAGKSTVLHVLVGRIRSHGGAATLFGHKPRSAAAARLRAYVPQQIAFPSHLRVREVLAAAVKAKGCASERAEAAAVRMGIGGFLLRRAGTLSGGMTQRLALAAALMDEPPVWLLDEPASALDGGGLERLADWAREHVRSGGTLVVSAHRPEEVEAFAAEALLLVRGRVVGRVPVQELFDDRLVTTGGRVPLPEGTHVERSTTLLLRRVLGGDE
- a CDS encoding right-handed parallel beta-helix repeat-containing protein, yielding MLRPGRYVGPWEITVPDVTLRASGATLVGGTEGSSLVLSAPGIHVEGLTIDGSGPIDDLYTPDAAFWLLGCDGCRLTDVTVLNATSAVRSESSADVVVSGASFVGAPASPALTLFDSPRFSLAASSVTGFLDGIYVERSAAVTVVENRFDQAARYALHVMFSPDVVLEGNIVRGGNVGSAAMYGRGLRVRGNTFASHTGPLAFGLLVQELADAEVSGNAFIGNTVGILVVSAPDVTISDNLLADNGFAMLVQRTRTGGTSAVRLQANAFEGNVSDLAVDDPEAAVSVTGNHFEGASRLDRDHDGVSDVPHLPSSSYNMFASRQPDLSLFALNPGILLWQTAETTVPALRMATLTDAEPRLQRSAGAVVAGRLVGEAPSSVVAGRIISLSLVAACVLLGAFVGRPVEWFR